One window of Sphingomonas sp. KC8 genomic DNA carries:
- a CDS encoding membrane-bound PQQ-dependent dehydrogenase, glucose/quinate/shikimate family, which yields MTLFSRRHVWVGLSVALYGLALTSAGGALLAAGGSPYFALAGGGTMVAGLLALRRRASALAVYGAVLLGSLIWAIAEAGTSFWLFAPRIGAPLVVGLFLSFPWIGRLRPMATRHARPLAIAAGITVAAAALLMAPWPKGGSTAAPAPTAETDWASFANGNDGRRHAAIGQITPGNVHTLEVAWTYRTGEDPTRLANPRNLPAFEATPLKVGPLLYLCTPRNQIIAVEAETGRERWRHDPHTDVRGASYLLTCRGVAYAETPHTKSCAQRIIAATGDGRLLALDAHSGRRCEAFGDRGEVSLRRNLGPIESGFYGVTSAPLVANGVVVVGAMVLDNQSTDVPGGVIRGYDVETGRQKWAFDTGADQPTSVGEPAPDKIYTRGSPNAWAPFSADEALGLVYVPTGNASPDYFGGQRSPAMNKHASSVLAINLATGRLRWSFQTVHQDVWDYDVSAQPTLVDMPGPNGFIPALIQSTKRGDLFVLDRRTGTPITTVEEMPVPRGGAAQDGLSPTQPFSTGMPFLGSARRTEASMWGITPFDQIWCRLRFRQTRYEGPFTPPSTHPTLQSPNQTGASSWGRMSIDTANNILVANTINLDSIVQLIPQADVAALRKTGVKAIHPQTGTPYAVTNTQFLSPLGLPCNAPPWGEMRAIDLKTRSVLWQKPFGTTANRLPLAIGIPLGLPSVAGPLTTASGLSFIGAADDGYFRAIETRTGRELWRSKLPAGGQAAPMTFMSRGGRQFVVIAAGGDRRLGTRLGDYVVAFALPKTGNPAR from the coding sequence ATGACCCTGTTCTCACGCCGTCACGTCTGGGTGGGCTTGTCGGTTGCGCTGTACGGGCTGGCGTTGACATCGGCCGGCGGGGCATTGCTGGCGGCGGGCGGATCACCCTATTTCGCGCTCGCAGGCGGTGGCACGATGGTGGCTGGCCTGCTGGCCCTGCGACGCCGGGCATCTGCCCTGGCGGTTTATGGGGCCGTTCTGCTGGGCAGCCTAATCTGGGCGATCGCGGAAGCAGGTACTTCATTCTGGCTTTTCGCGCCCCGGATCGGCGCGCCGTTGGTGGTCGGACTGTTCCTGTCCTTTCCTTGGATCGGCAGGCTGCGTCCAATGGCGACGCGCCACGCCCGGCCGTTGGCGATCGCCGCCGGCATTACCGTGGCGGCCGCCGCCCTGCTGATGGCGCCATGGCCCAAGGGTGGATCGACAGCGGCTCCGGCCCCGACAGCAGAAACGGACTGGGCCAGCTTTGCCAATGGCAATGATGGCCGCCGCCATGCCGCGATTGGGCAGATCACGCCCGGCAATGTTCACACACTGGAAGTCGCCTGGACATATCGAACCGGCGAAGATCCCACGCGTCTGGCCAACCCGCGCAATCTTCCGGCGTTTGAAGCGACGCCGTTGAAGGTCGGGCCGCTGCTCTACCTGTGCACGCCCCGCAACCAGATCATCGCTGTCGAGGCGGAAACGGGGCGTGAACGCTGGCGCCACGATCCCCATACCGATGTTCGCGGTGCGTCTTATCTGTTGACCTGCCGTGGTGTCGCTTATGCCGAAACCCCGCACACTAAAAGCTGCGCCCAACGGATCATCGCGGCCACCGGCGATGGCCGTCTGCTGGCACTCGACGCGCATTCCGGCCGTCGCTGCGAAGCATTCGGCGATCGCGGCGAAGTATCGCTGCGCCGCAATCTCGGGCCGATCGAAAGCGGCTTTTACGGCGTCACCTCCGCGCCGCTGGTTGCCAATGGCGTGGTGGTGGTGGGCGCCATGGTGCTCGACAACCAATCCACCGACGTGCCCGGCGGCGTGATCCGGGGCTATGACGTTGAAACCGGCCGGCAGAAATGGGCGTTCGATACCGGCGCCGATCAGCCAACAAGCGTCGGCGAACCCGCGCCCGATAAGATTTATACGCGCGGATCGCCCAATGCGTGGGCGCCCTTCAGCGCGGATGAGGCGCTCGGCCTCGTCTATGTGCCGACCGGCAATGCCAGCCCCGATTATTTCGGTGGCCAGCGGTCGCCCGCGATGAACAAGCATGCCAGTTCCGTCCTGGCGATCAATCTGGCGACGGGGCGGCTGCGCTGGTCGTTCCAGACAGTACACCAGGATGTATGGGATTATGATGTCAGCGCCCAGCCAACACTGGTCGACATGCCGGGTCCGAATGGCTTCATTCCCGCCTTGATCCAATCGACGAAGCGGGGCGATCTGTTCGTCCTCGATCGCCGGACCGGCACGCCGATTACCACGGTGGAAGAAATGCCGGTCCCGCGCGGGGGTGCCGCCCAGGACGGCCTGTCGCCGACCCAGCCATTTTCAACCGGAATGCCATTTCTGGGTTCGGCCCGCCGGACGGAAGCGTCGATGTGGGGGATCACGCCGTTCGATCAGATCTGGTGTCGCCTTCGGTTCCGCCAGACCCGCTATGAAGGGCCGTTCACGCCGCCATCGACCCACCCAACCCTGCAAAGCCCCAACCAGACGGGCGCGTCGAGTTGGGGGCGGATGTCCATCGACACCGCAAACAACATATTGGTCGCCAACACGATCAATCTGGATTCGATCGTACAACTCATCCCGCAGGCGGACGTCGCGGCGCTGCGCAAAACCGGCGTCAAGGCGATCCACCCGCAAACCGGCACCCCTTATGCCGTGACGAACACCCAGTTCCTCTCGCCGCTCGGGCTGCCCTGCAATGCGCCGCCATGGGGCGAAATGCGCGCGATCGATCTCAAAACCAGATCCGTCCTGTGGCAAAAGCCGTTCGGCACGACAGCCAACCGCCTGCCGCTGGCCATCGGCATCCCGCTCGGCCTGCCCAGCGTAGCCGGCCCGCTCACCACCGCCAGCGGGCTATCCTTCATCGGCGCCGCCGACGATGGCTATTTCCGCGCCATCGAAACACGCACCGGACGGGAATTGTGGCGCAGCAAGCTACCTGCCGGCGGCCAAGCCGCGCCCATGACATTCATGTCGCGTGGCGGCCGCCAGTTTGTCGTCATCGCGGCGGGCGGCGACAGGCGCCTGGGCACCAGGCTGGGCGATTATGTCGTCGCCTTTGCGCTGCCGAAGACAGGCAACCCCGCGCGCTAG
- a CDS encoding nuclear transport factor 2 family protein, whose amino-acid sequence MAYTAKRTARLIAAIPAALALLALAPTAGQAKTPSSGNQHRIQTLLDERDIERLIVDYSWVLDAKDFDTYGALFSHGIVLDPQGKTIAKGAAEVGALARHYLGGNPDVFVRHIVSNVRIDVAADGKTATAGSFLTTIEAPQGQPASIFRIARYHDNFAKIDGGWKFLSRQEMTDWVLRERQHPAPPSAK is encoded by the coding sequence ATGGCTTACACCGCAAAACGCACCGCGCGCCTGATTGCCGCGATCCCGGCGGCGCTGGCGCTACTGGCGCTCGCGCCGACTGCCGGACAGGCGAAAACGCCATCTTCCGGCAACCAGCATCGCATCCAAACCCTGCTGGATGAACGCGATATCGAACGGCTGATCGTAGATTATAGCTGGGTGCTCGATGCCAAGGATTTCGACACCTACGGCGCGCTGTTCAGCCATGGCATCGTGCTCGATCCTCAAGGCAAGACCATCGCGAAAGGCGCCGCCGAAGTCGGCGCGCTGGCCCGCCACTATCTCGGCGGCAATCCGGACGTCTTCGTCAGGCATATCGTCAGCAATGTCCGGATCGATGTCGCCGCAGATGGCAAGACGGCGACCGCCGGCAGTTTCCTGACGACGATCGAAGCGCCACAGGGCCAGCCCGCATCGATCTTCCGCATTGCGCGCTACCATGACAATTTCGCGAAGATCGACGGGGGCTGGAAATTTCTGAGCCGGCAGGAAATGACCGATTGGGTCCTTCGTGAACGGCAGCATCCAGCGCCCCCGTCCGCGAAATAG
- a CDS encoding TetR/AcrR family transcriptional regulator, which yields MADTLDLAGTTAQTVRERILAAARLLFLQNGFTKTSVSAIVAEAHTSKREFYKYYSRREDVFLEVVNALLASAAVTRDMPDRPLDELLPDLAVAIYKSHLNASSLGLFRASIVASAQSPDLDRIVYQSRARASQALGQRLDDWRARGAVQFDDPQLAALRFGFLAINGLKFTMGGPIMDDADLPGHARKVTHLFLHGCATPGFRMRPDRPVALGAAPGRVVAPFVADNGRQTRLDSDQWQAVYDEAWAEFARHGYPLSSVERVARACKIARTTIYRSHPSKRDLYEVSIARVIDRIYRSDLDLAKDISQPRDVLIEIAFNILESFLSPDNVALHKMLVADAGEIPEVTYKLYEYIVNIYLGRFDYIFEVLMCDSIIEGEDAAHMAWYFFILVTFGARLLFVQPASIRERYALISEAVNTFLYGISR from the coding sequence TTGGCCGATACGCTGGATTTGGCAGGAACGACCGCCCAAACGGTGCGCGAGCGCATTCTGGCCGCCGCGCGCTTATTGTTTCTGCAGAATGGATTCACCAAGACAAGCGTGAGCGCGATCGTGGCCGAGGCGCACACCAGCAAGCGTGAATTTTATAAATATTATTCCCGTCGCGAGGATGTTTTCCTTGAGGTCGTAAATGCGCTGCTGGCAAGTGCCGCCGTGACGCGGGACATGCCGGACAGGCCGCTTGACGAATTGCTGCCTGACCTCGCGGTGGCGATTTACAAAAGCCACCTGAACGCCAGCAGTCTTGGGCTGTTCCGGGCCAGTATCGTGGCATCGGCGCAGTCCCCGGATCTGGACCGGATCGTCTATCAATCGCGTGCGCGCGCATCCCAGGCGCTGGGGCAGCGGCTGGATGACTGGCGTGCGCGCGGCGCAGTTCAGTTCGACGATCCGCAGTTGGCGGCGCTGCGTTTCGGTTTTCTGGCCATCAATGGGCTGAAATTCACGATGGGCGGCCCCATCATGGACGATGCCGACTTGCCCGGCCATGCCCGCAAGGTAACCCATCTGTTTCTGCACGGCTGCGCGACACCCGGTTTTCGCATGCGGCCGGACCGGCCTGTTGCGCTGGGAGCGGCGCCGGGCCGTGTTGTGGCGCCCTTCGTGGCGGATAATGGGCGACAAACCCGGCTCGACAGCGATCAGTGGCAGGCCGTTTACGACGAGGCGTGGGCAGAATTTGCCCGGCATGGTTATCCACTTTCAAGCGTGGAACGGGTGGCGCGTGCCTGCAAGATCGCCCGGACCACTATTTATCGCAGCCATCCGTCCAAGCGCGACCTTTATGAAGTGTCGATCGCCCGTGTCATAGATCGCATCTATCGATCGGATTTGGATCTGGCGAAAGACATATCGCAACCAAGGGACGTTCTGATCGAAATTGCGTTCAACATCCTTGAATCATTCTTGTCCCCGGATAATGTAGCCTTGCACAAGATGTTGGTCGCCGACGCCGGTGAAATACCGGAGGTGACGTACAAATTATATGAATATATTGTAAATATATATCTCGGAAGATTTGATTATATTTTTGAAGTCTTGATGTGTGATTCTATTATTGAGGGTGAGGATGCCGCGCATATGGCGTGGTATTTTTTCATCCTAGTGACGTTTGGCGCCCGGCTTCTGTTCGTTCAACCCGCGTCTATCCGCGAGCGATATGCGCTCATTTCGGAAGCGGTGAACACGTTTCTGTACGGAATATCCCGATAA
- a CDS encoding amidohydrolase family protein produces MGNRIGAGGVNRRELIGMAAATAIGGLVPAAASAARSKPAVRVLDFRARPNTHEYLALFAGDGGGMPKPEPLAGFIAALDSAGVDQAVFPGRQSTIMIEGRRAEVTLSNDYVAGCIKAYPDRLIGLVGVDPAKRLAALREIDRGIALLGMKGVSIDLPGVQADDRMMYPIYYKCMELGVPVVITQGPRMGNLSNPRAISTIAEDMPDLKIVCSHAIYPQVDEWIALAFRGRNIFIEASMYHFMPGAEAIFAAANGPLQDKIIYGSAFPFAPLADVALFKARMRDAKALDKVLYRNAAGVLGIV; encoded by the coding sequence ATGGGCAATCGCATTGGCGCGGGCGGCGTCAACAGGCGCGAACTGATCGGCATGGCCGCAGCAACGGCAATCGGCGGCCTGGTGCCGGCGGCGGCGAGCGCCGCGCGATCGAAGCCTGCCGTCCGTGTCCTCGATTTTCGCGCTCGACCCAATACGCATGAATATCTGGCGCTGTTTGCCGGCGATGGCGGGGGCATGCCGAAGCCGGAGCCACTGGCTGGCTTTATAGCCGCGCTCGATAGTGCAGGTGTCGACCAGGCGGTGTTTCCCGGGCGGCAATCCACGATCATGATCGAGGGACGCCGTGCCGAAGTCACCCTGAGCAATGATTATGTGGCGGGCTGCATCAAGGCCTATCCCGATCGCCTGATCGGCCTGGTCGGCGTCGATCCGGCCAAACGCCTTGCGGCGCTGCGCGAGATCGACCGGGGCATTGCGCTATTGGGCATGAAGGGCGTGTCCATCGACCTGCCGGGCGTGCAGGCCGACGACCGGATGATGTACCCCATCTACTATAAGTGCATGGAACTGGGCGTCCCCGTGGTCATCACCCAGGGGCCGCGCATGGGCAATCTTTCCAACCCGCGCGCCATTTCAACCATCGCCGAAGACATGCCGGATCTGAAGATCGTCTGTTCGCATGCGATATACCCGCAGGTCGACGAATGGATCGCCCTGGCATTTCGCGGCCGGAACATCTTCATCGAAGCATCGATGTACCATTTCATGCCGGGGGCCGAGGCGATCTTTGCCGCGGCGAATGGCCCGCTGCAGGACAAGATCATCTATGGCAGCGCCTTTCCCTTTGCGCCGCTGGCCGATGTCGCACTGTTCAAGGCGCGGATGCGGGACGCCAAAGCGCTCGATAAGGTGCTGTATCGCAATGCCGCCGGCGTGCTGGGCATCGTGTGA
- a CDS encoding amidohydrolase: protein MSAPKAASGNGSRWPGMGVIATSLLASAAPASAQVLADAIYTNGVIRTMEAPDDVAQAVAIRQGRILAVGATQAMLAHRGSGTRVVDLQGKTMLPGFIDAHGHLSMLAGMVDFANLSPPPVAGVRDIASLQATLRAYVADRATPTGQWVLGFGYDDAALAERRHPTRHDLDAVSADRPIMLLHASGHIAAANTRALELAGLLNDVPNPAGGVIRREADGKTASGILEEAAMYRLMALLPKPTFEQRLAALQKAQHIYAGYGITTAQDGAASPDDYALLKAADERGALTIDVGALLFFRAPWQDLESMPIGQSRQTRLRILGIKLMLDGSPQGRTAWLKEPYHHVPDGRAADYHGYRQMEDAELRGWIDRAADHNWQLFAHVNGDAAMQQLIDVTAAADAARPKRVERTIAIHSQVVGAGQLARMKELDIQPSFFAAHAFYWGDWHRDVTLGEVRAAQISPMRDAIDLGLVPSIHNDAPVVPPDMMRLIWAAVTRTTRSGATLGTAEAATPYEALLMSTRNAAWQIHEEKEKGTIAVGKQADLVVLDADPLKVDPAKLHAIKIDRTISDGTEIYTATHKK from the coding sequence ATGTCCGCACCAAAGGCTGCTTCTGGAAATGGGTCGCGCTGGCCCGGCATGGGCGTCATCGCGACATCGCTGTTGGCGTCGGCAGCGCCTGCGTCCGCACAGGTCCTCGCCGATGCGATCTACACCAACGGCGTGATCCGGACGATGGAAGCGCCGGATGATGTGGCGCAGGCCGTGGCCATCCGGCAGGGACGGATTTTGGCCGTCGGGGCAACGCAAGCCATGCTCGCTCATCGTGGATCAGGCACGCGCGTCGTCGATCTTCAGGGCAAGACGATGCTGCCGGGTTTCATCGATGCGCACGGGCATCTGTCGATGCTGGCGGGTATGGTTGATTTTGCCAATCTGTCGCCTCCCCCGGTTGCGGGCGTTCGCGATATCGCCTCGCTCCAGGCGACCCTGCGGGCCTATGTCGCCGACAGGGCCACGCCCACTGGCCAATGGGTACTGGGCTTCGGCTATGACGATGCCGCGCTGGCCGAGCGGCGCCACCCCACCCGTCACGACCTTGATGCCGTTTCGGCCGATCGGCCGATCATGCTGCTGCACGCATCGGGCCACATCGCCGCCGCCAACACGCGCGCGCTCGAACTGGCGGGCCTGCTGAACGATGTGCCGAACCCGGCTGGCGGTGTGATCCGGCGCGAGGCGGATGGAAAAACCGCGTCCGGCATTCTGGAAGAAGCCGCCATGTATCGGCTGATGGCCTTGCTGCCGAAACCAACCTTCGAACAGCGCCTGGCCGCGCTGCAGAAGGCACAGCATATCTACGCCGGTTACGGCATCACAACCGCGCAGGACGGCGCCGCTTCGCCGGATGACTATGCCTTGCTCAAGGCCGCCGACGAACGGGGGGCGCTGACGATCGACGTGGGGGCGCTGCTGTTCTTCCGCGCGCCCTGGCAGGATCTGGAATCCATGCCGATCGGCCAATCGCGTCAGACACGCCTGCGCATTCTTGGCATCAAGCTGATGCTCGATGGATCGCCGCAAGGAAGAACGGCCTGGCTGAAGGAACCCTATCATCACGTTCCGGATGGCCGCGCGGCCGATTATCACGGCTATCGCCAGATGGAGGATGCCGAGCTTCGCGGCTGGATCGACCGGGCGGCCGATCACAACTGGCAGCTTTTCGCACACGTCAATGGCGACGCGGCGATGCAGCAACTGATCGACGTTACGGCGGCGGCCGACGCCGCCCGCCCCAAACGGGTCGAACGCACGATCGCCATCCACAGCCAGGTCGTGGGGGCCGGGCAACTGGCGCGGATGAAAGAACTGGATATCCAGCCGAGCTTCTTTGCGGCCCACGCTTTCTACTGGGGCGACTGGCATCGCGACGTAACCCTTGGCGAGGTACGCGCAGCGCAGATTTCACCCATGCGCGACGCGATCGACCTGGGCCTTGTGCCGTCCATCCACAATGATGCACCGGTGGTGCCGCCCGATATGATGCGATTGATCTGGGCGGCAGTCACGCGGACGACGCGTTCCGGTGCAACGCTGGGAACAGCAGAAGCGGCCACACCCTATGAAGCCTTGCTGATGTCGACGCGTAATGCCGCGTGGCAAATCCACGAGGAAAAGGAAAAGGGTACGATCGCAGTCGGCAAGCAGGCCGATCTGGTTGTGCTCGATGCGGACCCGCTGAAAGTGGACCCGGCAAAACTGCATGCCATCAAGATCGATCGGACGATCAGTGACGGCACGGAAATCTATACGGCAACGCACAAGAAATGA
- a CDS encoding cupin domain-containing protein, whose product MNDESPLPAPAPARKRMALFRAGEGVALDHETMPFEGIDAATMAGLGRIMASGPKAADASHTTILFQSGGEDGVSLSHAWFKTGFISPRHSHNADCIYYILAGEARFGSARLGPGDGIFVPADQAYVLEVGDAGCELLEFRNAAQFNIHFKGNDEAHWEKVAQSYTRHMPQWEAEIPPSQR is encoded by the coding sequence ATGAACGACGAGTCCCCCCTCCCCGCGCCTGCGCCCGCCCGCAAACGCATGGCGCTGTTCCGGGCCGGCGAAGGCGTCGCACTTGACCACGAAACGATGCCCTTCGAGGGGATCGACGCCGCCACCATGGCCGGTCTTGGGCGGATCATGGCCTCAGGCCCCAAGGCAGCCGATGCTTCGCACACGACGATCCTCTTCCAATCGGGCGGCGAGGATGGCGTGAGCTTGAGCCATGCCTGGTTCAAAACCGGTTTCATATCGCCGCGCCACAGCCACAATGCCGATTGCATTTATTATATCCTGGCGGGCGAAGCTCGATTTGGTTCGGCGCGCCTCGGGCCGGGCGACGGCATCTTTGTCCCGGCCGACCAGGCCTATGTCCTTGAGGTCGGCGACGCGGGATGTGAACTGCTGGAATTCCGCAACGCGGCGCAATTCAACATCCATTTCAAGGGCAATGACGAAGCCCATTGGGAGAAGGTGGCCCAATCCTACACCCGGCATATGCCGCAATGGGAAGCCGAAATTCCTCCGTCACAGCGATAA
- a CDS encoding TonB-dependent receptor — protein MSARLSAFLKGHIALVAATCLAGPAFAQQEDIIVTAQKRAENLQDVPISVNAFTGSTLENIGVTGVQSLQFATPGLVFNRTGPSAQPYIRGIGTRLSQGGLEPSVAVYLDGRYEPLSSAVMAEMADVERVEVLKGPQGTLYGRNATAGAIRIISKEVSDELEGQFSAGYGNYDYYTASASVNVPLTDSFGARITGMLKKRDAFAKNRIAGARDADDLDRWALRGKFRLEAGDNVTANLTLAYWKQDDAAGLDQIDLSPQAYSTGISRGGITGRNRGEIASVLDAIQRSDQFSAEFRVDVELGDIDLASITTFADYDGYTTIDADGTSARVFDAPGSVTSAQNFSQELQLVSGDKTGLEWIVGAYYFHGKSQADNKLDAGGPLLLSTGNQRNITDAFAIFGQATWHFDDQWSLTAGGRLGYERKSVSTRKSTAVPGATLALVPFDDKADWTSFTPKLTLQYDMGDAMVYLAYARGFKSGGYNYPAKNAAGVGSALNPETLDMIELGVKGDFFDRRVRANVAAYAYDYKDLQVTRASTQGSGSVTSVTENAANARIYGLDADVNWSVTDHFTLTSGLNLSHSEYRDFLTTAKMFNAVATGAPAVGMRDVAYNASGHALLRSPDWSAFISAEYDLPLANGAHVPINLSYSYKDDYDFDFIADPSSGRLRQKAYGLLNARITYVSANDNWRLAAWAQNLTDVHYFDDVVGTGAGIRASYGAPRTYGVDFTYRF, from the coding sequence ATGTCGGCACGCCTCAGTGCGTTTCTCAAGGGGCACATAGCCCTGGTCGCCGCCACCTGCCTGGCCGGACCGGCCTTTGCGCAGCAGGAAGATATCATCGTGACGGCACAGAAGCGGGCCGAAAATCTGCAGGATGTGCCGATCTCGGTGAACGCCTTTACCGGCAGCACGTTGGAAAATATCGGCGTCACGGGCGTCCAGTCCCTGCAGTTCGCAACGCCGGGGCTTGTATTCAACCGCACCGGCCCGTCCGCCCAGCCCTATATTCGCGGAATTGGTACGCGACTGTCACAAGGCGGACTGGAGCCCAGCGTCGCCGTATATCTCGACGGCCGTTATGAGCCGCTAAGCTCGGCCGTCATGGCCGAGATGGCAGACGTGGAGCGCGTCGAGGTGTTGAAGGGCCCGCAAGGCACCCTTTACGGCCGCAATGCGACGGCCGGCGCCATCCGGATCATTTCCAAGGAAGTCAGCGACGAACTGGAAGGCCAGTTCAGTGCCGGTTATGGCAATTATGATTATTACACCGCATCGGCCAGCGTGAACGTACCGCTTACCGACAGCTTTGGCGCCCGCATCACCGGCATGCTCAAAAAACGCGATGCGTTTGCCAAGAATCGCATTGCCGGTGCGCGCGATGCCGATGATCTCGATCGGTGGGCGCTGCGCGGCAAGTTTCGGCTTGAAGCCGGCGATAATGTCACCGCCAACCTCACCCTCGCTTATTGGAAGCAGGACGATGCCGCCGGGCTGGACCAGATCGATCTCAGCCCGCAGGCTTACAGCACGGGCATTTCGCGCGGCGGCATTACCGGCCGCAACCGTGGCGAAATCGCCAGCGTGCTCGACGCGATCCAGCGCTCAGACCAATTCTCGGCGGAATTCCGGGTGGATGTCGAACTGGGCGACATCGATCTCGCGTCGATCACCACTTTTGCCGATTATGACGGCTACACCACGATCGACGCCGATGGCACCAGCGCGCGCGTGTTCGATGCGCCCGGCAGTGTAACCTCGGCCCAGAATTTCTCGCAGGAATTGCAATTGGTGTCCGGCGACAAGACCGGTCTGGAATGGATTGTCGGCGCTTATTATTTCCACGGCAAGTCGCAGGCCGATAACAAGCTGGATGCCGGCGGCCCGTTGCTGCTGTCCACCGGCAATCAGCGCAACATCACCGATGCGTTCGCGATTTTCGGCCAGGCGACATGGCATTTCGACGACCAGTGGAGCCTGACCGCCGGTGGCCGCCTCGGCTATGAACGCAAAAGCGTAAGCACGCGCAAGTCGACGGCGGTGCCCGGAGCCACGCTCGCGCTGGTTCCGTTCGATGACAAGGCCGACTGGACCTCGTTCACGCCCAAGCTGACGCTGCAATATGATATGGGCGATGCGATGGTCTATCTGGCCTATGCGCGCGGGTTCAAGAGCGGCGGATATAATTATCCGGCCAAGAACGCGGCCGGTGTCGGATCCGCGTTGAACCCGGAAACGCTCGACATGATCGAACTGGGGGTCAAGGGCGACTTCTTTGATCGTCGCGTGCGCGCCAATGTGGCGGCTTATGCTTATGACTATAAGGATTTGCAGGTCACCCGCGCGTCAACACAGGGCAGCGGCAGCGTAACCTCCGTCACCGAAAATGCCGCCAATGCCCGCATTTACGGGCTTGATGCGGATGTAAACTGGTCGGTGACGGATCATTTCACGCTGACGTCGGGGCTGAACCTCAGCCATTCCGAATATCGTGATTTCCTGACGACAGCCAAGATGTTCAACGCCGTCGCCACCGGCGCCCCCGCCGTGGGAATGCGGGATGTGGCGTACAATGCCAGCGGCCACGCATTGCTGCGGTCTCCGGACTGGTCGGCCTTCATATCGGCGGAATATGATCTGCCATTGGCCAATGGGGCGCATGTGCCCATCAACCTCAGCTATTCCTACAAGGACGATTACGACTTCGATTTCATCGCCGATCCGTCGAGCGGGCGTTTGCGGCAAAAGGCCTATGGCCTGTTGAACGCCCGGATCACCTATGTTTCAGCCAATGACAATTGGCGTCTGGCGGCGTGGGCGCAGAACCTGACCGACGTCCATTATTTCGATGACGTCGTGGGCACAGGCGCGGGTATTCGGGCTTCTTACGGTGCACCACGCACCTATGGCGTCGATTTCACCTACCGCTTCTAA
- a CDS encoding helix-turn-helix domain-containing protein produces MAASTGYVRRVSATYTFPHVAVDLLDAHKPVAHVIQENGINAEHIIGAEMRSAGSLQSSWRYVGSAGPKDTPCDALSYLPAQIPWGTAIAGRGEASGIACRFTPDYFHTITGIGNDWSERHLRACQDLSSSVIRDMVRKIYHEIRTPGFASDIVISSLSHVILVELARYFQAIASPDEERRTGTLSKRDLDRIRGIVENALNERLSIRQLANALGYSEGYFYGLFKQSTGITPHKYIETLRIEKAMELLAGDGHSIKQIAYAVGFSNPSSFSAAFRRVTGSSPSQAMGQRPSRLSKLEWA; encoded by the coding sequence ATGGCCGCATCGACCGGGTACGTCAGAAGGGTTTCGGCGACGTACACCTTCCCGCATGTTGCCGTTGATCTGCTGGATGCACACAAGCCCGTCGCGCATGTGATTCAGGAGAACGGCATCAATGCCGAACATATCATCGGCGCGGAAATGCGCAGTGCAGGCTCGCTCCAGTCAAGCTGGCGGTACGTCGGATCGGCGGGACCAAAAGACACCCCGTGCGACGCCTTATCCTATCTTCCCGCACAGATTCCATGGGGCACCGCGATCGCCGGACGCGGCGAAGCATCGGGTATCGCCTGCCGGTTCACCCCCGATTATTTCCATACCATCACCGGCATCGGCAATGACTGGTCGGAACGGCATCTGCGGGCCTGCCAGGATCTGTCCAGCAGCGTCATCAGGGATATGGTGCGTAAGATCTATCACGAAATACGCACGCCGGGCTTTGCGTCCGATATCGTGATCAGCTCCCTGTCGCATGTAATCCTGGTCGAATTGGCCCGCTATTTTCAAGCTATCGCCAGTCCTGACGAAGAACGGCGCACCGGCACGCTCAGCAAGCGCGATCTGGATCGCATCCGGGGCATTGTCGAAAATGCGCTGAACGAACGGCTCTCGATCCGGCAACTCGCCAATGCCCTGGGGTATAGCGAGGGCTATTTCTACGGGCTGTTCAAACAGAGCACCGGGATTACCCCCCACAAATATATCGAAACACTACGCATCGAGAAGGCGATGGAATTGCTCGCTGGCGATGGGCACAGCATCAAGCAAATCGCCTATGCGGTGGGCTTTTCCAATCCCAGCAGTTTTTCCGCGGCGTTCCGGCGGGTCACAGGGTCCAGCCCGTCGCAAGCCATGGGCCAGCGCCCGTCCCGGCTTTCAAAACTCGAATGGGCCTGA